A window from Pokkaliibacter sp. MBI-7 encodes these proteins:
- a CDS encoding amidohydrolase family protein — protein MHDILFINANVIDTRRGEVLADQQVLIRDGRIAQVASTAITSEGAEVIDVKGRYLMPGLCDSHVHVTAITANFALLGNMSPFYVTAKTGPMLNNMLMRGFTTVRDAGGADYGLAQAVAEDSLLGPRILYCGKALSQTGGHADMRGPGQQTFEGCFCCAGLGRVCDGVAEVRRACRDEIRKGATQIKIMASGGVSSPTDRIDSTQFSLEEIDAIVEEATAANIHTMAHAYTARAINRLLPRGVKTIEHGNLLDEESCRLFVQHNAYLTPTLVVYDALAKEGVEAGLPKELQMKVYDVLEAGGRALEMAQRHGVKMLYGSDLLGQMERHQLQEFNLRADVVPAAELIRAATCHAADAFGYSGDFGEIIEQGRADLLVLEHNPLDDIGVLTRPDSELSLIMKAGRIYKRTLAD, from the coding sequence ATGCACGATATTCTTTTCATCAACGCCAACGTCATCGATACCCGCCGTGGCGAAGTGCTGGCCGATCAGCAGGTGCTGATCCGTGATGGCCGCATTGCACAGGTCGCCAGCACCGCCATCACCAGCGAAGGCGCAGAAGTCATCGATGTGAAGGGCCGTTATCTGATGCCCGGTCTGTGTGACTCCCATGTCCATGTCACCGCCATCACCGCCAACTTCGCCCTGCTGGGCAACATGTCGCCGTTCTACGTGACCGCCAAGACCGGGCCGATGCTCAACAATATGCTGATGCGCGGCTTCACCACCGTGCGCGACGCCGGTGGCGCCGACTACGGACTGGCTCAGGCGGTGGCTGAAGACTCGCTGCTCGGCCCGCGTATTCTGTACTGCGGCAAGGCGCTGTCACAGACCGGTGGTCATGCCGATATGCGCGGCCCGGGGCAGCAAACCTTTGAAGGCTGCTTCTGCTGTGCCGGTCTGGGCCGGGTCTGTGACGGCGTGGCGGAAGTCCGTCGCGCCTGCCGTGATGAAATCCGCAAAGGCGCGACTCAGATCAAGATCATGGCCTCCGGCGGTGTCTCTTCGCCGACCGACCGTATCGACAGCACCCAGTTCTCGCTGGAAGAAATCGACGCCATCGTCGAAGAAGCGACAGCTGCCAATATCCACACCATGGCCCACGCCTATACCGCACGCGCCATCAACCGCCTGCTACCCCGTGGCGTCAAAACCATCGAGCATGGCAACCTGCTGGATGAGGAAAGCTGCCGGCTGTTTGTGCAGCACAATGCCTACCTGACCCCGACTCTGGTGGTGTATGACGCACTGGCCAAAGAGGGCGTGGAAGCCGGGCTGCCAAAGGAGCTGCAGATGAAGGTGTACGACGTGCTGGAAGCCGGTGGCCGGGCACTGGAAATGGCGCAGCGTCATGGCGTGAAGATGCTGTACGGCTCTGACCTGCTGGGTCAGATGGAACGCCATCAGCTGCAGGAGTTCAACCTGCGCGCCGATGTGGTGCCCGCTGCCGAACTGATCCGCGCTGCCACCTGCCATGCCGCTGACGCCTTTGGCTACAGCGGTGACTTTGGCGAAATCATCGAACAGGGCCGCGCTGATCTGCTGGTACTGGAGCACAACCCGCTGGACGACATCGGGGTACTGACCCGGCCCGACAGCGAGCTGTCACTGATCATGAAAGCCGGGCGTATCTATAAGCGCACTCTGGCCGACTGA
- a CDS encoding MFS transporter, whose product MFNALAGLPRTVWLIGLISLVNDSASEMLYPLMPLYLATVLMSGPRVLGLIEGIAEATASLLKLFSGVIVDRTRRSKIWIVLGYGPASLGRPLIAFVSSWPWLLLIRFTDRVGKGLRTSPRDALLAASVSADQHGLVYGLHRAMDNAGSVIGPLIAALLLGMQMPLQEIFLWSALPSLLCLLLALMIREPEPVKAPSREQRFDWRLADMPPVFRRYLLVMALFTLGNSSNMFLLLRAGEMGVEPAEIPLLWAAVSLVATLLSTPLSALSDRVGRVRMLMAGYLAYALFYLGMGMISHDGVVMFALFGFYGVFVAATEGVEKALVADIAPAGRRGTAFGWFNLTAGALLLPASVVFGWLYEGISPVVAFCWSGSCALLATLLLGLWVGPAKVNALRQQLLAAERQLPPAGDRNLS is encoded by the coding sequence ATGTTCAATGCTCTGGCAGGATTACCGCGCACCGTCTGGCTGATTGGCCTGATCAGCCTGGTCAACGACAGTGCCAGTGAAATGCTGTATCCGCTGATGCCGCTGTATCTGGCCACTGTGCTGATGTCCGGCCCCCGGGTGCTGGGGCTGATCGAAGGTATCGCCGAGGCCACGGCCAGCCTGCTTAAACTGTTCTCCGGAGTGATCGTCGACCGTACCCGGCGCAGCAAGATCTGGATCGTGCTGGGTTACGGCCCGGCCAGTCTCGGCCGGCCCCTGATTGCCTTTGTCAGCAGCTGGCCGTGGCTGCTGCTGATCCGCTTCACCGACCGGGTGGGCAAGGGGCTGCGCACGTCTCCTCGTGATGCCCTGCTGGCCGCCAGTGTCAGTGCCGATCAGCACGGGCTGGTGTATGGCCTGCATCGCGCCATGGATAACGCAGGTTCAGTGATCGGGCCGCTGATTGCGGCGCTGCTGCTGGGCATGCAGATGCCGCTGCAGGAGATTTTTCTGTGGTCGGCCCTGCCTTCACTGCTGTGTCTGCTACTGGCACTGATGATCCGTGAGCCTGAGCCTGTGAAAGCACCCAGCCGCGAACAGCGCTTTGACTGGCGGCTGGCGGACATGCCACCGGTCTTTCGCCGCTATCTGCTGGTGATGGCCCTGTTTACCCTGGGCAATTCATCCAACATGTTTCTGCTGCTGCGGGCCGGAGAAATGGGGGTAGAGCCAGCCGAGATTCCGCTGCTGTGGGCGGCGGTATCACTGGTGGCGACGCTGCTGTCGACGCCGCTGTCGGCGCTGTCTGACCGGGTTGGGCGGGTGAGGATGCTGATGGCGGGCTATCTGGCCTATGCGCTGTTCTATCTGGGGATGGGCATGATCAGTCATGACGGTGTGGTGATGTTTGCCCTGTTTGGCTTTTACGGGGTGTTTGTCGCCGCAACCGAAGGGGTGGAAAAGGCACTGGTGGCCGACATTGCTCCCGCGGGGCGCCGGGGTACGGCGTTTGGCTGGTTTAACCTGACTGCCGGTGCCTTGCTGTTGCCTGCCTCCGTTGTGTTCGGCTGGCTGTATGAAGGTATCTCGCCGGTGGTGGCCTTTTGCTGGTCAGGCAGCTGTGCCCTGCTGGCCACGCTGCTACTGGGGTTATGGGTGGGGCCGGCGAAGGTCAACGCCCTGCGTCAGCAGCTGCTTGCCGCTGAGCGACAACTGCCGCCTGCAGGTGACCGTAACCTGTCATAA
- a CDS encoding fructosamine kinase family protein, with protein sequence MPHFVKHRRRGSKALICEAQGLALLRDTLQASGNGLLQIPEVYAVSEVRMELQLIEQAPPQGALMAQLGQGLARLHQLPMPRYGLGYDNYIGLAPQANGWYQDWGRFFVERRLQRQIARIEDQAIRRRFDGELQHYQQRLTDFLNQHCQQPSLVHGDLWSGNVLFGDGQVWLIDPAVHYADREVDLAMTELFGGFAAGFYQAYDAVFPRSAVYDLKRPLYNLYHYLNHFNLFGPSYLAGCEQGLDALARL encoded by the coding sequence ATGCCACATTTCGTCAAACACCGCCGTCGCGGCAGCAAGGCGCTGATCTGTGAGGCGCAGGGGCTGGCGCTGCTGCGTGACACCCTGCAGGCCTCCGGCAATGGGCTGCTGCAGATACCGGAAGTCTACGCCGTCAGCGAAGTACGGATGGAGCTGCAGCTGATCGAGCAGGCGCCGCCGCAGGGAGCCCTGATGGCGCAGCTGGGACAGGGGCTGGCCCGTCTGCATCAGCTGCCGATGCCGCGTTATGGTCTGGGTTATGACAATTACATCGGCCTCGCGCCGCAGGCCAATGGCTGGTATCAGGACTGGGGGCGGTTCTTTGTCGAGCGGCGCCTGCAGCGACAGATCGCGCGGATCGAAGATCAGGCCATCCGGCGCCGTTTTGACGGTGAGCTGCAGCATTATCAGCAGCGTCTGACCGACTTCCTCAATCAGCACTGTCAGCAGCCCAGTCTGGTCCACGGTGATTTGTGGTCAGGCAATGTGCTGTTCGGCGACGGGCAGGTATGGCTGATTGATCCGGCGGTGCACTACGCCGACCGGGAGGTCGATCTGGCCATGACAGAGCTGTTCGGTGGCTTCGCTGCCGGGTTCTATCAGGCCTACGATGCGGTGTTCCCCCGTTCAGCGGTCTATGACCTCAAGCGGCCGCTGTACAACCTTTACCACTACCTCAATCACTTCAATCTGTTTGGCCCGTCTTATCTGGCGGGCTGTGAGCAGGGGCTGGACGCACTGGCACGCTTATAG
- a CDS encoding Flp family type IVb pilin yields MNLVRRVNHQSRLFLSRLLYEEKGASGIEYALIAAMVAAVVALFVPGVSDSVKTIFNTIITALGGDAVT; encoded by the coding sequence ATGAACCTTGTACGTCGAGTTAATCATCAGTCCCGGCTGTTTCTGAGCCGTCTTTTGTATGAAGAGAAGGGGGCCAGTGGTATCGAATATGCGCTGATTGCTGCCATGGTGGCGGCGGTGGTGGCGCTGTTCGTACCCGGGGTCAGCGACAGCGTCAAAACCATCTTCAATACCATCATTACCGCCCTCGGTGGCGATGCGGTGACCTGA
- a CDS encoding prepilin peptidase codes for MALPLPLLSVLLMLWIGWQDMRRQRISNLALLALLACALLYLYRHGQLLGGAAAELTDILLALLLVAALTLPGMALGQLGAGDVKLLWVLCWVFSLPQLLLVMVAGFLLLACSSRWLVQRPLPLAPYLTLAGLLVWLGGSYGR; via the coding sequence ATGGCCCTGCCCCTGCCCCTGCTCAGTGTGCTGCTGATGCTGTGGATCGGCTGGCAGGATATGCGCAGGCAGCGCATCTCCAATCTGGCCCTGCTGGCGTTACTGGCCTGTGCCCTGTTGTACCTGTACCGACACGGTCAGCTGCTGGGCGGTGCCGCGGCTGAGCTGACAGACATCCTGCTGGCGTTGCTGCTGGTGGCGGCGCTGACGCTACCCGGCATGGCGCTGGGGCAACTGGGCGCGGGGGATGTGAAACTGCTGTGGGTGCTGTGCTGGGTGTTCTCCCTGCCACAGCTGCTGCTGGTGATGGTGGCGGGGTTCCTGCTGCTGGCCTGCAGCAGCCGCTGGCTGGTGCAGCGGCCGTTGCCGCTGGCGCCTTATCTGACCCTGGCGGGGCTGCTGGTGTGGCTGGGGGGGAGCTATGGGCGTTAG
- the cpaB gene encoding Flp pilus assembly protein CpaB, with protein MQGRTLTLIAALLFALALALGFYSLTLGDKKAPPPQIQAPTLTIWRFSDDVPAGSLLQLDMLNEQQVDEREVDDVADAKAVLGRVLATAVKEGQRLQNSLLAAERPMLDGLEPGFRAVAIKVDEVTAVGGHVQAGDRVDVLFYLRANKESGEITSARRLFTGLTVLAYGDQVASPRDGSPGEKSRQTRERSAVLAVPQASVAELLLAASSGELQLAVIGPREQHSGSSELTEPPVTLARFGSGEAGQPASAVQPMPVAAPVPAAVPVVKTKVSSQPAGLEVLLGEEKVMLRP; from the coding sequence ATGCAAGGACGAACCCTGACCCTGATTGCGGCTCTGCTGTTTGCCCTGGCGCTGGCGCTGGGGTTCTACAGCCTGACGCTGGGTGACAAGAAGGCTCCGCCGCCGCAGATTCAGGCACCGACCCTGACCATCTGGCGGTTTAGCGACGACGTGCCGGCGGGCAGCCTGCTGCAGCTGGATATGCTCAACGAGCAGCAGGTCGATGAACGTGAAGTAGACGATGTGGCGGACGCCAAAGCGGTGCTCGGGCGGGTGCTGGCCACCGCGGTGAAGGAGGGGCAACGCCTGCAGAACAGTCTGCTGGCGGCCGAGCGGCCCATGCTGGATGGTCTGGAGCCGGGCTTTCGTGCGGTGGCCATCAAGGTGGATGAAGTGACCGCGGTGGGTGGGCATGTGCAGGCCGGGGACCGGGTCGATGTGCTGTTTTACCTGCGGGCCAACAAGGAAAGCGGAGAGATCACGTCAGCGCGGCGGCTGTTTACCGGGCTGACGGTACTGGCTTATGGCGATCAGGTGGCCAGCCCGCGTGATGGCAGTCCGGGCGAGAAAAGCCGCCAGACCCGTGAACGCTCGGCGGTACTGGCCGTGCCACAGGCCAGTGTGGCCGAGCTGCTGCTGGCTGCCAGCAGTGGTGAGCTGCAACTGGCAGTGATTGGCCCGCGGGAACAGCACAGCGGTAGCAGTGAGTTGACGGAACCCCCCGTCACCCTGGCCCGTTTCGGTAGCGGTGAAGCCGGGCAGCCAGCCTCTGCAGTACAACCCATGCCGGTAGCTGCGCCCGTACCGGCAGCCGTGCCCGTCGTTAAAACAAAAGTCAGCAGCCAGCCTGCGGGGCTGGAAGTGTTGCTGGGGGAGGAGAAGGTCATGCTGCGACCTTAG
- a CDS encoding sugar ABC transporter substrate-binding protein, whose translation MKGVFQTLALATACLSAALLSPMSAQAASEPTIIVVTHGQASDPFWSIVKNGVTQAGKDYQVKVDYRAPETFDMVAMGQLIEAAVNQHPAGLVVSDPDPEALGPAIRKAIAAGIPVISINSGLNAAASLGIKLHVGQEELTAGRAVGEALKQQGARNAICVNQEVGNVALDQRCEGVSAGFGSAVKVLPTTTDPAEVEAKIRATLSADPSIDAVVGLSAPLVGEPAVAAVQALGLNGKVRVASFDLSANFLKDIVAGKAEFAVDQQPFLQGYLPVSFLALNARYGTLPAGNVPSGPSLVTKANAAQVIELSAKGIR comes from the coding sequence ATGAAAGGTGTTTTCCAAACCCTCGCTCTGGCGACCGCCTGTCTCAGCGCGGCACTACTCAGCCCGATGAGCGCTCAGGCGGCCAGCGAACCGACCATCATTGTCGTGACCCATGGTCAGGCCTCCGACCCCTTCTGGTCGATCGTCAAGAACGGTGTGACTCAGGCTGGCAAGGACTATCAGGTCAAGGTCGATTACCGCGCCCCGGAAACCTTCGACATGGTGGCCATGGGCCAGCTGATCGAAGCCGCCGTTAACCAGCATCCGGCCGGTCTGGTGGTGTCTGACCCGGATCCCGAAGCTCTTGGCCCGGCGATCAGGAAAGCCATTGCCGCCGGTATTCCGGTCATTTCCATCAACTCCGGCCTGAACGCGGCCGCCTCACTGGGTATCAAACTGCATGTGGGTCAGGAAGAGCTGACTGCCGGCCGTGCCGTGGGCGAAGCACTGAAACAGCAGGGTGCCAGGAACGCGATTTGCGTCAACCAGGAGGTCGGTAACGTCGCGCTGGATCAACGCTGTGAAGGCGTCAGTGCAGGCTTTGGCAGTGCGGTGAAAGTGCTGCCCACCACCACTGACCCGGCCGAAGTGGAAGCCAAGATCCGCGCTACCCTGAGCGCCGACCCCAGTATTGATGCCGTCGTCGGCCTGAGCGCACCGCTGGTAGGTGAGCCTGCCGTGGCAGCGGTGCAGGCACTGGGTCTGAATGGCAAGGTCAGGGTGGCCAGCTTCGATCTGTCAGCCAACTTCCTCAAGGACATCGTTGCTGGCAAGGCTGAGTTTGCCGTGGATCAGCAGCCCTTCCTGCAGGGTTATCTGCCGGTCAGCTTTCTGGCGCTGAATGCCCGTTACGGCACCCTGCCCGCCGGTAATGT
- a CDS encoding carbon storage regulator, with the protein MKSTNKKRISARLLQTIKSTRTFQKSLAECDRPVRRYVQQQQPDMDEHEGDNQEYGYLALGRRWGESIIICDQHENRITLTPTRSQNGQVSLLVDAPESITIRKKEYANKRKGRQK; encoded by the coding sequence ATGAAAAGTACAAATAAAAAACGGATATCTGCCCGGCTTTTACAAACGATTAAATCTACTCGGACTTTCCAGAAAAGTTTGGCTGAATGTGACCGGCCAGTACGTCGATATGTTCAGCAGCAACAACCCGATATGGATGAGCATGAAGGAGATAATCAGGAATATGGGTATCTGGCTTTGGGACGCAGGTGGGGGGAAAGCATCATTATTTGTGATCAGCATGAAAACAGAATCACACTGACCCCAACCAGAAGTCAGAATGGCCAGGTCAGTCTGTTAGTTGATGCGCCAGAAAGTATCACGATACGAAAAAAAGAATATGCAAATAAACGAAAGGGAAGGCAGAAATAG
- a CDS encoding sensor domain-containing diguanylate cyclase, translating into MATLVEKVNGVLALLFGQLGIPVWLAGLVLLLLAAAVLILLVFVARHQRYIERTNRELLLANRRLSLATSVAGVGVWEWEKETDQLLWNPVMFRLYGVPPERKLSIDALRAWILPDDWQRMKALFQSGVSSGRSELTFSIIRDDDGSMRHLHATCQWIHTGRRHRLLGTQVDITEEHTTRQQIYREAYQDALTGLPNSRALRMQLHAGLQQARQQGLLQGVFFIDLDGFKKINDTLGHDIGDLLLKGAAGRMRQVLRQSDHVYRLGGDEFVVWIAHLRQDEITVLETIAGKLIETLSQPFQFGEIECRVSASVGIATSPDDADELEALLKAADVAMYQAKKGGKNQFRRYRAEVAVEAQAGA; encoded by the coding sequence ATGGCAACCCTGGTTGAAAAGGTCAACGGCGTGCTGGCGCTGCTGTTTGGTCAGCTCGGCATTCCGGTCTGGCTGGCCGGGCTGGTGCTGCTCCTGCTGGCGGCCGCGGTACTGATCCTGCTGGTGTTTGTCGCCCGCCATCAGCGTTATATCGAGCGTACCAACCGCGAACTGCTGCTGGCCAACCGGCGTCTGTCGCTGGCGACCTCAGTGGCAGGCGTGGGGGTCTGGGAATGGGAAAAGGAAACCGACCAGCTGCTGTGGAACCCGGTGATGTTCCGTCTCTACGGCGTGCCGCCGGAGCGCAAACTGAGTATCGACGCGCTGCGGGCCTGGATTCTGCCCGATGACTGGCAGCGCATGAAGGCGCTGTTCCAGTCCGGTGTCAGCAGCGGTCGCAGTGAGCTGACGTTCTCCATCATTCGTGATGACGATGGCAGCATGCGCCACCTGCATGCGACCTGTCAGTGGATACATACCGGTCGCCGCCATCGTCTGCTCGGTACCCAGGTGGATATCACCGAAGAGCACACCACTCGTCAGCAGATCTATCGTGAGGCTTATCAGGATGCCCTGACCGGCCTGCCCAACTCCCGCGCGCTGCGCATGCAGCTGCATGCCGGTTTGCAGCAGGCCCGTCAGCAGGGGCTGCTGCAGGGGGTATTTTTTATCGATCTGGATGGCTTCAAAAAAATCAACGATACCCTTGGCCATGACATTGGCGACCTGCTGTTAAAGGGCGCTGCCGGGCGCATGCGGCAGGTATTGCGCCAGAGCGATCATGTCTACCGGCTGGGAGGCGATGAGTTTGTGGTGTGGATAGCCCACTTGCGGCAGGACGAAATCACCGTACTGGAAACCATTGCCGGCAAGCTGATCGAGACCCTGTCACAGCCTTTCCAGTTTGGTGAAATCGAATGCCGGGTATCGGCCAGTGTCGGCATCGCCACCAGCCCGGACGATGCTGATGAACTGGAGGCGCTGCTCAAGGCCGCCGACGTGGCCATGTATCAGGCTAAAAAAGGCGGTAAAAACCAGTTCCGCCGCTATCGTGCAGAGGTTGCCGTTGAGGCGCAGGCGGGCGCTTAA
- a CDS encoding pilus assembly protein N-terminal domain-containing protein, producing the protein MLDSSVLADVGLTDVTYSQRSRASRLSLRAVVLWLLSACLTLLAPWSWAQQELSVAVGGQQAFDLPGGVIRLAVGDPHLVGVQLLSREQALLTGKAVGSTTLQLWQRGSQTPTVFSLRVFPTGVAHDNVQVQTDIRVVEISKEALHSAGFFFGKNTGNTTLAIGSGALTGVQTNDSGGFTLQSSSGFLSDSSAFNIVAGDASRGLLATISALSSNGYAYTLAEPSLVTLSGQQAFFLAGGGVPLSEKQQQR; encoded by the coding sequence GTGTTGGATAGCTCTGTGTTAGCCGATGTTGGCCTGACTGACGTCACTTATTCTCAACGGTCGCGCGCAAGCCGTCTGAGCCTGCGGGCAGTGGTGCTGTGGCTGCTGAGCGCCTGCCTGACACTGCTGGCGCCCTGGAGCTGGGCACAGCAGGAGCTCAGTGTCGCGGTCGGCGGCCAGCAGGCTTTCGACCTGCCCGGCGGTGTGATCCGGCTGGCAGTGGGCGACCCCCATCTGGTGGGCGTGCAGCTGCTGTCCCGGGAGCAGGCACTGCTGACCGGCAAGGCGGTGGGCAGCACCACGCTGCAGTTATGGCAGCGCGGCAGCCAGACCCCGACAGTCTTCAGCCTCAGGGTATTTCCGACCGGCGTCGCCCACGACAATGTGCAGGTGCAGACCGATATCCGCGTAGTGGAGATCAGTAAAGAGGCGCTGCACTCAGCCGGTTTCTTCTTCGGCAAGAATACCGGCAACACCACACTGGCTATTGGCAGCGGTGCGCTGACCGGGGTGCAGACCAATGACAGCGGCGGCTTTACCCTGCAGAGCAGCTCCGGCTTTCTGTCAGACAGCAGTGCCTTCAATATCGTCGCCGGGGATGCCAGCCGCGGTCTGCTGGCCACCATCAGCGCCCTCAGCAGTAACGGCTATGCCTACACCCTGGCCGAACCCAGTCTGGTGACCCTGTCGGGTCAGCAGGCGTTCTTTCTCGCCGGGGGGGGAGTTCCCCTATCCGAAAAGCAACAGCAACGGTGA
- a CDS encoding LacI family DNA-binding transcriptional regulator: MTSKMPREVQRKVTASDVAARAGVSKWTVSRAFVEGASISPDSLQRVKQAAEELGYRPNLLARSLSKKRTNIVGVVMDEFTNPNVLEVLDEVSRQLQRKGYSTMLLNINAQLNYKPALLLADQFQVDGVIFLGTSLPDELLHLIQDIRHIPLIVLYRNSTLPGIQVVNTDDFDGGEQLAGVLLQQGYQRMGYMAGPPSGSTQLERINGFSHRLAQAGLQVEQVLEAGSYLRQRGYETMTAYLQVTDEGQWLDALFCENDNLALGALDALRAAGCEGRIAVVGFDGTELGSSPSYNLTTYRQPFEQLTAEAIRQLEQAEPQAGRFLAKGELVIRSSHLKR, translated from the coding sequence ATGACCAGTAAAATGCCCCGGGAAGTTCAGCGCAAAGTGACTGCCAGTGATGTGGCGGCGCGTGCTGGCGTCTCCAAATGGACGGTGTCCCGCGCCTTTGTGGAGGGGGCATCGATCTCACCGGACAGCCTGCAGCGAGTAAAGCAGGCGGCGGAGGAACTCGGTTACCGGCCCAATCTGCTGGCCCGCAGCCTGTCGAAGAAGCGCACCAACATCGTCGGGGTGGTGATGGATGAGTTCACCAACCCCAACGTGCTGGAGGTGCTGGATGAGGTATCACGGCAGCTGCAGCGCAAGGGCTACAGCACCATGCTGCTGAATATCAACGCGCAGCTCAATTACAAGCCGGCGTTGTTGCTGGCTGACCAGTTTCAGGTCGATGGCGTCATTTTCCTCGGTACATCGCTACCGGATGAGCTGTTGCACCTGATTCAGGATATTCGCCATATCCCCCTGATCGTGCTCTATCGCAACAGTACCCTGCCCGGTATTCAGGTGGTCAACACCGATGACTTTGACGGCGGCGAGCAGCTGGCCGGGGTGCTGCTGCAACAGGGTTATCAGCGCATGGGGTACATGGCCGGGCCTCCCAGCGGCTCGACTCAGCTGGAACGTATCAACGGCTTCTCCCATCGTCTGGCACAGGCGGGGTTGCAGGTGGAGCAGGTGCTGGAAGCCGGTTCCTATCTGCGCCAGCGCGGCTATGAAACCATGACCGCATACCTGCAGGTGACCGATGAAGGGCAGTGGCTGGATGCGCTGTTCTGCGAAAACGACAACCTCGCGCTGGGCGCACTGGATGCCCTGCGGGCCGCCGGCTGTGAAGGGCGCATTGCGGTGGTCGGCTTCGACGGCACGGAGCTGGGCAGCTCGCCCAGTTACAACCTCACCACCTATCGCCAGCCGTTTGAACAGCTGACCGCCGAAGCCATTCGCCAGCTGGAACAGGCCGAACCTCAGGCGGGCCGTTTTCTGGCCAAAGGTGAGCTGGTGATCCGTAGCTCCCACCTGAAACGCTAG
- a CDS encoding TRAP transporter large permease subunit, whose translation MFLLMGYLCTSTNMTQGLFTAMRLFLARLPGGLAVSSVMARIAVPEMLKHNYNRGLATGTIAASGTLGSLIPPSVLLVLYGVYAKVSVGQLFMAGFLPGIMSALLYILMIMVRVKRNPALAGNDQSRATTQEKLDALKEIWPLPLLIGAVLGGIFTGIFSPTEAGAVGTCIAALIAIARRALTTAAIKDALINTAVSTASIFIILIGSLFFTRFLALSGVPTAFSNLILSVSTDTWWILVAVSLIYLVLGMFIDSIGLMLLTLPLILPLVQGADLNLVWFGIIVVKLLEVGLVTPPIGLNVYVIKGALGNAVSLPEVFRGVSWFILMDIIALLLIIFIPALSLYLPSRMH comes from the coding sequence ATGTTCCTGCTGATGGGTTATCTCTGCACCAGTACCAACATGACGCAGGGGCTGTTCACCGCCATGCGCCTGTTTCTGGCCAGGCTGCCCGGCGGGCTGGCCGTGTCCAGCGTGATGGCCCGTATTGCCGTACCGGAAATGCTCAAGCACAACTACAACCGTGGTCTGGCGACCGGCACCATTGCCGCTTCCGGCACCCTGGGCTCGCTGATTCCCCCCAGTGTGCTGCTGGTGTTGTACGGGGTGTATGCTAAGGTCTCGGTCGGCCAGCTGTTCATGGCCGGGTTCCTGCCCGGCATCATGTCGGCCCTGCTCTACATCCTGATGATCATGGTCCGGGTCAAGCGTAACCCCGCACTGGCGGGTAACGATCAGAGCCGCGCCACAACACAGGAAAAACTCGATGCGCTGAAAGAAATCTGGCCACTGCCCCTGCTGATCGGCGCCGTACTGGGCGGCATCTTTACCGGCATTTTCTCCCCCACCGAAGCCGGTGCGGTCGGCACCTGTATCGCCGCCCTGATCGCCATCGCCCGTCGCGCGCTGACCACTGCCGCCATCAAGGATGCGCTGATCAATACCGCGGTCAGCACCGCCAGCATCTTTATCATCCTCATCGGCTCGCTGTTCTTCACCCGCTTTCTGGCCCTGAGTGGCGTGCCCACCGCGTTCTCCAACCTGATTCTCAGCGTCAGCACTGACACCTGGTGGATTCTGGTGGCGGTGTCACTGATCTATCTGGTGCTGGGCATGTTCATCGACTCCATCGGCCTGATGCTGCTGACCCTGCCGCTGATCCTGCCGCTGGTACAGGGCGCAGACCTCAATCTGGTGTGGTTCGGCATCATCGTGGTCAAGCTGCTGGAAGTCGGTCTGGTCACCCCGCCCATCGGGCTCAATGTTTATGTGATCAAGGGCGCACTCGGTAACGCGGTGTCCCTGCCGGAAGTCTTCCGTGGCGTCAGCTGGTTCATCCTGATGGATATCATCGCCCTGCTGCTGATCATTTTTATCCCGGCACTGTCGCTCTATCTGCCTTCACGCATGCACTGA
- a CDS encoding TadE/TadG family type IV pilus assembly protein produces the protein MGVSQPLAGRRQRGSAGIEFVLVFPLFFMIFYAITNYGLIFTAAQLMQYAAEEGLRRSIDYVDEECLFSAASCSSDEVRQEVLNETRAVIGNVAQGSDAGSLGTLFGQSLDDALTITASEDSSGGCCVLSLVYNYADFPFVPPLVLPVPAQLNITANLSL, from the coding sequence ATGGGCGTTAGTCAGCCACTGGCCGGGCGCCGACAGCGGGGCAGTGCCGGTATCGAGTTCGTGCTGGTGTTTCCGCTGTTCTTCATGATTTTTTACGCCATCACCAACTATGGCCTGATCTTTACCGCCGCCCAGCTGATGCAGTACGCCGCCGAGGAAGGCTTGCGCCGCAGTATCGACTACGTCGATGAAGAGTGTCTGTTCAGTGCTGCCAGTTGCAGCAGTGATGAGGTGCGGCAGGAAGTGCTGAACGAGACCCGTGCGGTGATCGGCAACGTTGCGCAGGGCAGCGACGCCGGCAGTCTCGGCACACTGTTCGGCCAGTCGCTGGATGATGCCCTGACGATCACCGCCAGTGAAGACAGCAGTGGCGGCTGCTGTGTGCTGTCACTGGTCTACAACTATGCCGACTTTCCCTTTGTGCCGCCGCTGGTGCTGCCGGTGCCGGCCCAGCTGAATATCACCGCTAATCTGAGTCTGTAA